In Xylanivirga thermophila, the following proteins share a genomic window:
- the mgrA gene encoding L-glyceraldehyde 3-phosphate reductase produces MYYPNQNRYKGMKYNRCGKSGLMLPAISLGFWHNFGGVDVFENSRAMVRRAFDLGITHFDLANNYGPPPGSAEENFGKILKMDLASYRDEMIISTKAGYRMWPGPYGEWGSRKYLLASLDQSLRRMGLEYVDIFYSHRPDPDTPMEETVGALDSAVRQGKALYVGISSYTAEQTREAIRIFKQLGTPFIIHQPSYSMFNRWIEDDLLDVLTEEGIGSIAFCPLAQGLLTNKYLSGIPADSRAAKSTGALKKGDITEEKLKKVELLNKIAKERGQSLAQMALAWVLRGGRVTSALIGASKVNQIEENVAALNNLEFSKEELQRIDEILL; encoded by the coding sequence ATGTATTATCCAAATCAAAATCGCTATAAGGGCATGAAATACAACAGATGTGGTAAAAGCGGTCTTATGTTGCCTGCCATCTCTTTAGGTTTTTGGCATAATTTTGGCGGTGTTGACGTATTCGAAAATAGCCGTGCCATGGTAAGGAGGGCTTTTGATCTAGGAATAACCCATTTTGATCTAGCTAACAACTATGGACCACCTCCAGGTTCAGCAGAGGAGAACTTTGGAAAAATACTAAAGATGGATCTCGCAAGCTATCGGGATGAAATGATAATCTCTACAAAAGCGGGTTACAGGATGTGGCCAGGGCCTTATGGTGAATGGGGCTCTAGAAAATATTTATTGGCCAGTTTGGATCAGAGTCTAAGGCGAATGGGACTTGAATATGTGGATATATTTTATTCCCACAGGCCAGATCCAGATACACCTATGGAGGAAACTGTAGGGGCTCTAGATTCTGCAGTAAGGCAGGGTAAGGCTTTGTATGTTGGTATATCCTCCTATACTGCTGAGCAAACTAGGGAGGCTATACGCATATTCAAACAATTGGGTACGCCTTTTATCATTCATCAGCCTAGCTATTCCATGTTTAACAGATGGATTGAAGATGATTTGCTCGATGTATTAACAGAAGAGGGCATAGGCAGCATTGCATTTTGTCCACTTGCACAAGGGCTTTTAACCAATAAATACCTATCGGGTATTCCAGCTGATTCCAGAGCAGCCAAATCTACAGGTGCACTTAAAAAGGGCGATATTACAGAAGAGAAGCTGAAAAAGGTAGAACTGTTAAACAAAATAGCTAAAGAGCGTGGTCAATCCCTTGCACAAATGGCCCTTGCGTGGGTGCTGAGGGGCGGAAGAGTGACTTCGGCTTTAATAGGTGCTAGTAAGGTTAATCAAATAGAAGAAAATGTTGCTGCATTGAATAATTTAGAGTTTTCAAAAGAGGAACTTCAAAGGATAGATGAGATACTCCTATAA
- a CDS encoding diaminopimelate dehydrogenase encodes MEKIKVAVVGYGNVGRMALKAVLEAPDMELVGLVRRASSIQKSLPKELEGVKVVDSIESLGDVDVAILGLPTRSIPDVAKDLLSKGINTVDSYDIHSNIWDVKNALDKVANENNAVSIVSAGWDPGSDSIIRTLMKALAPKGITYTNFGPGMSMGHTVAVKDKKGVRSALSMTIPIGYGVHRRAVYVELEEGADFKEVEESIKSDPYFINDETIVTQVDDVDSLIDMGHGVLMERKGVSGTVQNQRFEFKMNINNPALTGQVLVCAARATTRQKPGAYTMIEIPVIDLIYGDREDIIRHLV; translated from the coding sequence ATGGAAAAAATAAAAGTGGCAGTAGTGGGATATGGAAATGTAGGGAGGATGGCATTAAAGGCAGTACTCGAGGCTCCTGATATGGAACTTGTTGGGCTAGTTAGAAGGGCATCTTCAATACAAAAGTCTCTGCCTAAAGAACTTGAAGGGGTAAAGGTGGTAGATTCTATAGAATCTCTAGGAGATGTAGATGTTGCCATATTGGGCTTGCCAACTAGATCAATTCCAGATGTGGCAAAGGATCTATTATCTAAGGGCATCAATACGGTAGATAGCTATGATATACATAGTAATATATGGGATGTAAAAAATGCGCTAGATAAGGTAGCGAACGAAAATAATGCAGTGTCTATAGTATCTGCTGGTTGGGATCCAGGTAGTGATTCAATAATAAGGACACTTATGAAGGCATTGGCACCTAAAGGTATAACATATACCAATTTTGGGCCTGGTATGAGTATGGGTCATACCGTAGCAGTGAAAGATAAAAAGGGAGTAAGGTCTGCACTATCTATGACAATCCCCATTGGATATGGGGTACATCGTAGGGCAGTATACGTAGAATTGGAAGAAGGTGCTGATTTTAAAGAAGTGGAAGAATCTATAAAAAGCGATCCATATTTTATAAATGATGAAACCATAGTAACGCAGGTTGATGATGTAGACTCACTAATTGATATGGGACATGGTGTGTTGATGGAGCGCAAGGGCGTATCAGGTACAGTACAAAATCAGCGTTTTGAGTTTAAAATGAATATAAATAATCCTGCCCTTACAGGTCAAGTATTGGTATGTGCAGCTAGGGCCACTACAAGGCAAAAGCCTGGTGCATATACAATGATCGAGATACCGGTAATTGATCTAATCTATGGTGACAGGGAGGATATAATAAGGCATTTGGTGTAG
- a CDS encoding superoxide dismutase family protein: MWYGGAPCNMAIAYIQGGPLAPNITGTVVFKDVPGGTNVCASIYGLPSYRPGIDGKPQIGPHGFHIHENRDCSVGDPTNPFTAAGEHWNPTAQPHGNHAGDFPVLFSNNGFTGMCFFTNRFKVQDIIGKSVIIHESPDDYRTQPAGNSGKRLACGIIIPYY; this comes from the coding sequence ATGTGGTATGGAGGAGCTCCATGCAATATGGCAATAGCATATATCCAGGGAGGCCCTTTGGCACCTAATATCACCGGAACAGTTGTATTTAAAGATGTTCCTGGTGGAACCAATGTTTGTGCTAGTATATATGGTCTACCGTCCTACAGACCAGGTATTGATGGCAAACCCCAAATAGGTCCCCATGGATTTCACATACATGAAAATAGAGATTGCAGTGTAGGAGATCCAACAAATCCTTTCACTGCTGCAGGTGAACACTGGAATCCTACCGCGCAGCCCCATGGAAACCATGCAGGTGATTTCCCTGTGCTCTTTTCTAACAACGGTTTTACAGGGATGTGTTTTTTTACTAATAGATTCAAAGTACAAGATATTATAGGAAAATCTGTAATAATACATGAAAGTCCCGATGACTATAGAACTCAGCCAGCAGGCAATTCTGGAAAACGCCTAGCATGCGGTATAATAATCCCTTACTATTAA
- the rsxC gene encoding electron transport complex subunit RsxC — METLTFDNGLHLPYNKELSNSKPIVEILPGENVVFLLKQHLGAPCEPIVKKGDRVLVGQKIADAEAVVCAPIHSSVSGTVTDITEIKYARGEMIPAIIVKNDDKYEKAEPSWNIQNYQLLSRDEIIDIIHQAGIIGMGGAAFPTHLKLNPPADKKVDCIILNGCECEPYVTCDHRLMLEEPEKIIKGLNVILHMFPEAKGYIAIEDNKKDAILAMQEAIKKAGESSSIEIKVVKTKYPQGSEKQLIYALTNRKVPTGKLPADVGCIVQNVGTSAAIYDAIFEGRPLISRIVTITGKSIKNPQNFRVFVGTPFQRLVDAAGGFIDQPVKIISGGPMMGVTMPNTTMPITKATTGILFLTKRETVMPEESSCIRCGKCVQACPMNLLPNYLNKFGKQDNMKMFQKFQGTSCIECGCCTYVCPAYQRIVNRIRNSKQTIRNNK; from the coding sequence ATGGAGACACTGACCTTTGATAATGGATTGCATCTTCCTTACAATAAGGAACTTTCAAACTCCAAACCCATTGTGGAAATTCTACCTGGAGAAAACGTTGTTTTTTTGTTAAAGCAACATCTAGGCGCACCTTGTGAACCCATTGTAAAAAAGGGTGACAGGGTATTGGTAGGTCAAAAAATAGCTGATGCTGAGGCAGTAGTATGTGCACCTATTCACTCTAGCGTATCTGGCACAGTAACAGATATAACAGAAATAAAGTATGCACGGGGAGAAATGATTCCGGCTATAATAGTAAAGAACGATGATAAATATGAAAAGGCTGAACCTTCATGGAATATCCAAAATTATCAGCTATTATCCCGGGATGAGATAATAGATATTATTCACCAAGCAGGAATAATAGGTATGGGAGGTGCTGCATTCCCTACCCATTTAAAATTAAATCCCCCAGCCGATAAAAAAGTAGACTGTATAATCTTAAATGGATGTGAGTGTGAGCCTTATGTCACATGTGATCACAGGCTTATGCTTGAGGAACCTGAAAAAATAATAAAGGGACTTAATGTAATTTTGCATATGTTTCCTGAGGCAAAAGGCTATATAGCTATTGAGGATAATAAAAAGGATGCTATTTTAGCCATGCAGGAAGCTATCAAAAAGGCGGGAGAATCCAGTAGTATAGAAATTAAAGTGGTAAAGACTAAGTATCCACAAGGCTCTGAAAAGCAGCTTATTTATGCCCTTACCAACAGAAAAGTACCTACTGGTAAATTGCCTGCAGATGTAGGATGTATTGTACAAAATGTAGGCACATCGGCTGCCATATATGATGCAATATTTGAGGGGCGACCCCTCATCTCAAGGATAGTAACTATCACAGGCAAATCAATTAAAAATCCGCAAAATTTCAGGGTATTTGTGGGGACACCTTTTCAGCGATTGGTAGATGCTGCAGGTGGCTTTATAGATCAGCCTGTAAAAATTATAAGCGGAGGCCCCATGATGGGCGTTACAATGCCTAACACTACCATGCCCATAACTAAAGCTACAACTGGCATCTTGTTCTTAACAAAACGTGAAACTGTCATGCCCGAAGAATCAAGTTGCATAAGATGTGGTAAATGTGTACAGGCATGCCCTATGAATTTGCTTCCAAACTATCTAAATAAATTTGGAAAGCAAGACAATATGAAAATGTTCCAAAAATTTCAAGGAACTAGTTGTATAGAATGTGGTTGCTGCACATATGTATGTCCAGCATATCAAAGAATAGTAAATAGAATTAGAAATTCAAAACAAACAATTAGAAATAATAAGTAA